The Tripterygium wilfordii isolate XIE 37 chromosome 23, ASM1340144v1, whole genome shotgun sequence genomic sequence TATCCCATTTATCGTTGTTTTCAAacttttgtttatttcattgGAGATTTGATTTAAACTTGGTTTTGATTCACTCCTTATTGAAAATAGGTGAGCTTTTGACAACCAAGGAAGCACGGAGGCGGCAACAGATCTACGATGAACTGGCATCAGGTGGCAGGTTTTCTTCAGCACTTCTAGTAGTGAGGGAGCATCTTCCATCCCAGAAGGCTTGTTTGAGGATGAACATCGACGCAACAACAATTGGAAACGTTGCACGGTTCATCAACCATTCTTGTGACGGTGGCAATCTGTCAACTGTGCTAGTGAGAAGCTCAGGAGCTTTGCTGCCTAGGCTTTGTTTCTTTGCTGCAAAAGACATAAAAGAGGGAGAAGAACTCACTTTCAGCTATGGTGAAATTAGGCTTTCATCAAAAGGCTTGCAGTGCTTTTGTGGTACTCAATGTTGTTTTGGAACTTTGCCTTCGGAGACAACATAAATTCTTGTCTAAGAATCATGTCAAATGCTCCCCAAGCATATGAGACTTCCAATTGTATTTGTTCATAGATTTCTATGAATGTAATTTCTATTTCATATGACAGTATCTAAGAGTCTTAAGTCCAATATTCTTCTAACAACTTTCAGAACACAATCTAGGTATGAAGATGATTAAAACAGAATAAAAAGGCAAAGAGTGGATGATGTCATGGTGTGATACCAACATGGAGGTCAGGTTCCACGCAAACTCCCCCACACGATACGGGCAGCACAAATTTTGTGGCTCCCTCCACcaccaacacacacacacaacttTCTTCACTTAATTATTTACCATTATTATTCAACAATAATAAATAACTATCTTACCAACCATAATGCCCctctgtatgtatatatattcacaaATTTTCAAAGACACCCACtttcatttatttatgtttttttcatAGCCGAGAATTCGCTAGCTCAACATGTCCACCGGTAGGGGTGGCAAAATTATGTCCGGtctggatgatcgaatttgttcgacccgaattaaaccaagtttggacataaataaTATGTATGAAATctaggtccaaacacaaaaattttgtccgatttaaaactAAGTCAAAGTCCAAACACAgaaatcttgtttgatttacttatccggaccctaacccggattagattattatccgatttacttgtctggatttaCACTAAtccgggtttgatcaattaagtacatctgaaatccaatccggGTCAGGGTTCGGACATGTAATtatttcgtaaacacatgcACTTGTCCAACCTCGAATtgatttttttgtcaccccAACCCACCGGACAACTGGACCAATTCTAAACTCAGGCCGCCAGACCAGGCAGAAACCCGTGAGAGAAATAACGTAGAAAATTACTAGACATGGGAGTTAAACTTGCGTCCTCTCATATTTGCAAGAATTACCACAGTTATCATCCCAATCAAAGTTTCtttgttatatttatttatttatacagatATTTATAGAATAACATgtaacaaaaaggagaaaagaaggCTTAGCACATTCACCTCGCCAACCTATTCACGAGACTAACGTTTCCCCCTCTTTCATTTGCTTCACATATAAGCGCtcgcacacatatacacacaccttCCTGTCTTGTTCTTTCTCCATGGCCGATCATGGACCCTCCCAGACCACCAACCGGAAGGGCATTGGCAAGCGAACTGCCTCCGCAGTGGAAGAGTCCGACCATGTTGTGTTGGCACCTACCCCAACTGCCCCATGTGGAGCATGCAAGTTCTTGAGGAGAAAGTGCATAAACGGCTGCGTCTTTGCACCTCACTTTGGGTCAGACCAGGGTGCAGCCCGGTTCGCTGCGGTTcacaaggtttttggtgctagtAATGTCTCCAAGCTCCTCTTGCACATTCCTGTGAACCGCCGGCACGACGCTGTTGTCACAATCTCCTACGAGGCTCAGGCCAGGCTATCTGACCCGGTTTATGGTTGTGTCTCAACCATACTTGCTCTACAACAGCAGGTACTCGTATGTTCTAATAGTTATGATAGGGATAACTACGATACTAACAgctgagatctttatcattttcgatattCTAATTGCTATTTTATCACTTATATGGCATTTTACAGGCGGCATCTATGCAAGCAGAACTGGCAATGGTGCAAGCCCAACTGATAAATAGTCGACTTGCCATGGCGAATGCCCTTCAAGAGCAAAACCACCATCACTACcaccagcagcaacaacaacacaTTGCGATGCTCCAACCCGCATACTCGAACAATAATTCTTCGGCTTCCACCACAAATCTAATCAACATGAGTAACTTCACTTCCAATTTTGATCTTGAAAATGCACCATCGGTTCCATC encodes the following:
- the LOC119992673 gene encoding LOB domain-containing protein 20: MADHGPSQTTNRKGIGKRTASAVEESDHVVLAPTPTAPCGACKFLRRKCINGCVFAPHFGSDQGAARFAAVHKVFGASNVSKLLLHIPVNRRHDAVVTISYEAQARLSDPVYGCVSTILALQQQAASMQAELAMVQAQLINSRLAMANALQEQNHHHYHQQQQQHIAMLQPAYSNNNSSASTTNLINMSNFTSNFDLENAPSVPSSYSMEAVLQQQQQFSRPIQDEEEDEEESRIPAMFANQMLHRTKI